Genomic window (Ureibacillus composti):
CCATAATGCCAATGTATTTAGGTGATATATAAATTTATGGTAGAATAGTGAGGATATATAGGTAAACGGGGGAAATAATATATGTATAAATATTATGGTTTAGCTGCTTTAGTTGTCCTTTTAGATCAATGGACTAAATGGCTAGTTGTTAAAAATATGGAACTCGGTGAACGAATCGCAATTTGGGATCCCTGGTTTGGAATCTTATCGCACCGCAATCGTGGTGCAGCTTGGGGTATGTTACAGGGGAAATTATGGATCTTTGTTATCGTCACATTAGTTGTCATTGCTGGAATTATTTATTACTACCATAAAGAAGCAAAAGGCAAGCCACTATTTCAAATTTCCCTAATGGTTCTGTTAGGAGGAGCCCTTGGGAATTTTATCGATCGACTATTCCGTGGAGAAGTAGTAGACTTTGCTGATGTATTAATTCCAATTATTAATTATGACTTCCCAATTTTTAATATTGCAGATGCTGCATTAACAATTTCCGTTATCATGTTAATTTTTGTATTACTTAAAGAAGAGCGAGAAGAAAAGAAAAAGGTGAAACAATGACAGTAGTAAAATATACAATTGAATCTGAAATTGCAGGAGAGCGTATTGATAAAGCAGTATCAACGTTTGAGGCAGAATGGTCCCGCAATCAAATTGCAGGTTGGATTTCAGATGGTATTTTAAAAGTAAATGGTGAAGAAGTTAAAGCGAAATATAAAGTAAGAGAAGGGGACGTTATCGAAATAGATATTCCTGAACCTGAGCCTCTTGAAGTAATCCCAGAGGAAATGGATTTAGAGATTGTATATGAAGACTCGGACGTACTTGTAGTTAATAAACCAAAAGGTATGGTCGTACATCCAGCACCTGGTCATTTAACTGGTACATTAGTGAATGGCTTAATGCATCATTGTAAAGACCTTTCAGGAATTAACGGCATTTTAAGACCAGGTATTGTACACCGTATTGATAAAGATACGTCTGGTTTACTTATGGTAGCGAAAAATGACGTAGCTCACAATTCACTAGTAGAACAATTAGTAAATAAAACAGTAACTCGAAAATATACTGCGCTTGTTCATGGTCATATTGCACACGATAAAGGGACGATCGATGCCCCGATTGGACGAGACCCAAAAGACCGTCAAAAACAAGCAATTGTTGATAATGGGAAACATGCTGTAACACATTTTCATGTTCTAGCACGATTAGGTGGGAAGTATACATTAGTGGAGTGTAAATTAGAAACTGGTCGTACACATCAAATTCGTATCCACATGAATTATATCGGGTACCCCTTAGTTGGTGATCCAAAATACGGACCGAAGAAAACGATTGATTTTGGTGGACAGGTACTTCATGCGGGAGTTCTTGGCTTTATTCATCCGATAACAAAGGAATATTTAGAATTTGAAGCCCCATTACCAGATGATTTTAAACAGTTACTTGAACAATTACGAGAAGAAAACTAAATTCGACAATCAATTTTACAAATGATGTTGACTTCGACAAAATTAAGGTCTATACTGACTACAGTGAATGAATAAATAAACATTAAAAACTAAATATTCACCTTTAATGGCAGTCCAGAGAGGCTGATAAGGTACATGTGGAACGAGTATTTTCGTACTATTGTAAGCACTACGAGATAGTGAAACGATAGTATTGCATAAGCATTAATGCATAGGATAATCATGTCTATGTATAATTATGCAAATGGAAACTCGTATGAAATTTCGACACGTATATCCAACCTCTTAAGCTGATGCTTAGGAGGTTTTTATTTTGCTTAAGAACAAAACAAGCTTCCAGAATATTTTTGAAGAAGCATAAGCAAGATAATAAAAACTCTCACGACTGTACGCAAATGTAAAATAAGTATTTCGACAAACGGAAGGGGGATGGGACATGACACAAATTACTGAACTACTAGACAGTCCTTCGATGAACAGAGCGTTGACGAGAATTGCACATGAAATCATCGAACGAAATAAAGGAATTGACGAATGTATCATTGTTGGCATTAAAACAAGAGGAGCATTTTTAGCAAGAAGAATCTCTGAAAGAATTGAAAAGATCGAAGGGAAACCAATTCGAACAGGAGAACTAGATATAACACTTTATCGTGATGACCTATCAGTAAAAAATGATAGTGGTGAAGCTCTTGTTAAACAAGTGGATATTGATTATAGCGTAAAAGATCAAAAAATTGTGCTCGTAGATGATGTGTTATATACAGGACGAACTGTACGCGCTGCATTAGATGCGGTAATGGATTTAGGAAGGCCATCACAAATTCAACTAGCCGTTTTAGTAGATCGAGGACACCGAGAATTACCGATTCGAGCAGATTATGTGGGAAAAAATATTCCGACATCAGGCTCTGAAAGAATCGTCGTAAAGCTGACAGAAGTAGATGGAGTAGATAACGTATCGCTTCATAAAACAAATTAACAAGATCGTGAGGAAGTACCATGTCAAAGCATGCGGTTTTAGATATAAATGAAAAACCAACTGGTGGACAACTGATTACATTAAGTTTTCAACATATGTTTGCAATGTTTGGTTCAACCATCTTAGTACCACAATTAGTAGGATTGAGTCCAGCGATTGCATTATTAACGAGTGGAATTGCAACAATAATCTTTCTACTTATAACACAATTTAAAGTACCTGCTTATTTAGGATCGTCCTTCGCATTTATAACGCCGATTTTAATTGCAACGGGTGGTTTAGATGGAAATGGCGCAAATGTAAATCCCGGAAATGCAATGATCGGGGCAATGGCAGTAGGTGTGGTATACGGAATTGTATCATTAGTGATTTGGAAATCGGGTTACAAATGGTTAATGAGTCTGTTACCACCAATTGTTGTAGCACCTGTCATTATCGTAATCGGATTAGGTTTGTCTGGTACGGCAGTTAATATGGCGATGAATGTGAATGGAGAATATAATTTCCTTCACTTTACAGCAGCATTAGTGACACTGTTTTCAGCCATAATCTTTAATGTGTATTTTAAAAATATATTAAGTACAATGCCAATTTTAATGGGATTAATTATTGGTTACATATACTCCGCTTTAGTAGGAATAGTAGATTTTTCAGCAGTAAAAGAAGCGAAATGGTTTGCATTACCTGACTTTTTAATCCCAGGTGTTGATTATGAATTTAATGTAACATCAAAAATCCTTCTGGCCATGGTACCGATCGTGATTGTAACGATTTCAGAACACATTGGTCACCAATTAGTATTAGGAAAAGTTGTTAATCGAAACTATATTAAAGACCCAGGTTTACATCGTTCATTATTAGGTGACGGGTTGGGAACATTTGTAAGTGCACTCATCGGTGGTCCGCCAAAAACAACGTATGGTGAAAACATTGGGGTACTGGCCATCACAAGAGTATTCTCAGTTTATGTGATCTTAGGTGCAGCAGTATTAGCGATTATCTTCTCGTTTGCAGGCAAGGCAATGGCTTTAGTACAAACCATTCCAACTGCTGTACTTGGTGGAATTTCCATCTTACTATTCGGAATCATTGCTTCAAGTGGTTTACGAATGTTAGTAGAAAACAATATTGATTTTGGGAATAACCGCAACATGGTCATTGCCTCAGT
Coding sequences:
- a CDS encoding solute carrier family 23 protein, which produces MSKHAVLDINEKPTGGQLITLSFQHMFAMFGSTILVPQLVGLSPAIALLTSGIATIIFLLITQFKVPAYLGSSFAFITPILIATGGLDGNGANVNPGNAMIGAMAVGVVYGIVSLVIWKSGYKWLMSLLPPIVVAPVIIVIGLGLSGTAVNMAMNVNGEYNFLHFTAALVTLFSAIIFNVYFKNILSTMPILMGLIIGYIYSALVGIVDFSAVKEAKWFALPDFLIPGVDYEFNVTSKILLAMVPIVIVTISEHIGHQLVLGKVVNRNYIKDPGLHRSLLGDGLGTFVSALIGGPPKTTYGENIGVLAITRVFSVYVILGAAVLAIIFSFAGKAMALVQTIPTAVLGGISILLFGIIASSGLRMLVENNIDFGNNRNMVIASVILVVGIGGAALRFSESFSIEGMALAAIVGVILNLVLPGRNKEVKDLT
- the lspA gene encoding signal peptidase II, whose translation is MYKYYGLAALVVLLDQWTKWLVVKNMELGERIAIWDPWFGILSHRNRGAAWGMLQGKLWIFVIVTLVVIAGIIYYYHKEAKGKPLFQISLMVLLGGALGNFIDRLFRGEVVDFADVLIPIINYDFPIFNIADAALTISVIMLIFVLLKEEREEKKKVKQ
- a CDS encoding RluA family pseudouridine synthase encodes the protein MTVVKYTIESEIAGERIDKAVSTFEAEWSRNQIAGWISDGILKVNGEEVKAKYKVREGDVIEIDIPEPEPLEVIPEEMDLEIVYEDSDVLVVNKPKGMVVHPAPGHLTGTLVNGLMHHCKDLSGINGILRPGIVHRIDKDTSGLLMVAKNDVAHNSLVEQLVNKTVTRKYTALVHGHIAHDKGTIDAPIGRDPKDRQKQAIVDNGKHAVTHFHVLARLGGKYTLVECKLETGRTHQIRIHMNYIGYPLVGDPKYGPKKTIDFGGQVLHAGVLGFIHPITKEYLEFEAPLPDDFKQLLEQLREEN
- the pyrR gene encoding bifunctional pyr operon transcriptional regulator/uracil phosphoribosyltransferase PyrR, whose amino-acid sequence is MTQITELLDSPSMNRALTRIAHEIIERNKGIDECIIVGIKTRGAFLARRISERIEKIEGKPIRTGELDITLYRDDLSVKNDSGEALVKQVDIDYSVKDQKIVLVDDVLYTGRTVRAALDAVMDLGRPSQIQLAVLVDRGHRELPIRADYVGKNIPTSGSERIVVKLTEVDGVDNVSLHKTN